The following proteins are co-located in the Coleofasciculus chthonoplastes PCC 7420 genome:
- a CDS encoding TrkH family potassium uptake protein, producing the protein MALVSLPIAIFLGEYYAILPFFWTALASLAAGQGLYRLFRHAKASRLPHALVAVALSWGLIPFFGAIPLVLIASHLADVTLPSMTMLNFQEPWNALFEAFSGFTSTGLSMALRSSDLPRSIQWWRSFMEWIGGVGVIVLMVSILEPSTDAYQLYYAEGRQKRIGLTVQETVRKIWWIYLLFTVVSVVWLRLVGMPWWDALNHGMTGISTGGFAITDNSIGSYSPQIQLAVIPIMIAGAISFPIHYQLIRQRKLSALWQDTQHRALWILLALGVVLLVLEDYWFRGQIQWIDSIFQWASALGTCGFSTTNLRLWSPTTKLLLTFGMICGGASGSTVGGLKLTRVVSLFKGILWRFQRITLKPHQMMRYVLDGEVIKENEANRRIESAAVLAILWLGSIAIGVVVLVHIVTPQYSLSDIIFETASALGSVGLSSGITHPNLPWLGKLTLIVLMWMGRLEIIPVLLLLSWPLGGVGKMIGRKIRRM; encoded by the coding sequence ATGGCATTAGTGTCTCTACCTATCGCCATTTTTTTGGGTGAATATTATGCAATACTGCCCTTCTTCTGGACAGCATTAGCGTCATTAGCGGCGGGACAAGGGCTTTATCGTCTGTTTCGTCATGCAAAAGCCTCACGCCTACCTCATGCGTTGGTGGCTGTTGCCCTCAGCTGGGGATTAATTCCCTTTTTTGGTGCTATCCCATTGGTATTAATTGCGTCTCATTTAGCTGATGTTACTCTCCCTTCCATGACTATGCTGAATTTTCAGGAACCCTGGAATGCCTTATTTGAAGCCTTTTCCGGGTTTACCAGTACAGGACTAAGCATGGCACTGCGCTCGAGTGATTTACCGCGTAGTATACAGTGGTGGCGTTCCTTTATGGAATGGATTGGCGGCGTGGGTGTGATTGTGCTAATGGTTTCAATCTTAGAACCCAGTACTGATGCTTATCAACTTTACTATGCTGAAGGACGCCAGAAGCGAATTGGTTTAACGGTTCAAGAGACAGTACGTAAAATTTGGTGGATTTATTTGCTATTCACCGTAGTGAGTGTCGTCTGGTTGCGCTTGGTCGGAATGCCGTGGTGGGATGCGCTGAATCATGGCATGACGGGGATTTCAACAGGGGGATTTGCCATCACCGACAATAGTATTGGTTCCTATAGTCCTCAAATCCAGTTAGCTGTTATCCCGATCATGATAGCGGGGGCGATTAGTTTCCCCATTCACTATCAACTGATTCGCCAGCGAAAGCTATCCGCATTGTGGCAAGATACTCAACATCGGGCGCTGTGGATACTGCTAGCTTTGGGTGTCGTGCTCCTGGTACTCGAAGACTATTGGTTTAGAGGTCAAATTCAGTGGATTGATAGTATATTCCAGTGGGCTTCAGCCTTGGGAACTTGTGGTTTTAGTACGACAAACTTGCGATTGTGGAGTCCCACAACCAAGTTATTATTAACGTTCGGCATGATTTGCGGTGGCGCTTCCGGTTCTACAGTGGGTGGGTTGAAACTGACTCGGGTTGTATCGTTGTTTAAAGGGATTCTCTGGCGCTTTCAACGCATTACCCTCAAACCCCATCAGATGATGCGCTATGTATTAGATGGCGAAGTGATTAAGGAAAATGAAGCGAATCGTCGGATTGAGTCGGCGGCTGTTCTGGCAATACTTTGGTTGGGTTCAATTGCGATTGGTGTTGTAGTTTTAGTCCATATCGTTACACCTCAGTATAGTTTAAGTGACATTATCTTTGAAACCGCATCAGCCCTCGGAAGTGTCGGCTTATCTAGTGGAATCACCCATCCTAATTTGCCGTGGCTAGGTAAGTTGACGTTGATTGTCTTGATGTGGATGGGACGCTTGGAGATTATTCCCGTACTGCTTTTGCTATCTTGGCCCCTAGGTGGCGTAGGCAAGATGATTGGCAGGAAAATCCGTCGGATGTAA
- a CDS encoding CsbD family protein: MSTEDRMKATAKNIEGKAQEAMGEITGNPEDKAEGKAKQTEAKVRHSVENVKEEVKKKID, encoded by the coding sequence ATGAGTACTGAAGATCGAATGAAAGCAACAGCCAAAAATATTGAAGGCAAAGCCCAAGAAGCCATGGGAGAGATTACGGGTAATCCAGAAGATAAAGCTGAAGGCAAAGCTAAACAAACCGAAGCTAAAGTACGACATTCCGTGGAGAATGTAAAAGAGGAAGTCAAGAAAAAAATTGACTAA
- a CDS encoding YqaE/Pmp3 family membrane protein, which yields MKLLRIVLGILLPPVGVFLTTGISSAFLINILLTLLGLLPGSIHAVWVIVKHEERYA from the coding sequence ATGAAGTTACTCCGAATAGTTTTGGGAATTCTTCTCCCACCTGTGGGCGTTTTTCTGACCACAGGAATTAGCTCAGCCTTTTTGATTAACATTTTGTTAACTTTACTGGGTTTGCTTCCGGGTTCCATTCATGCGGTTTGGGTCATTGTCAAACATGAAGAAAGATACGCTTAA
- a CDS encoding phage holin family protein has product MKAFFLTLLAIALSLLVVDLVVPGVDLATFPAALLGAASIGVVNSFIKPILSVLSLPFNIVTLGLFSVVVNGLCFWLAAVAVPGFTVHGLFAFIFGPIVLSLVNTFLSNYFAQREPELEME; this is encoded by the coding sequence ATGAAGGCATTCTTTTTGACCTTGTTAGCCATAGCCTTGAGCTTATTGGTTGTTGATTTAGTTGTTCCAGGGGTTGACCTAGCGACATTTCCGGCTGCTTTATTAGGTGCAGCCTCCATTGGAGTGGTGAATTCATTTATTAAGCCAATTCTGTCTGTGCTATCTCTCCCCTTCAATATTGTGACACTCGGATTATTTTCTGTGGTGGTCAATGGATTGTGTTTTTGGTTAGCTGCTGTAGCTGTACCTGGATTCACCGTTCATGGCTTATTCGCATTCATTTTCGGTCCAATTGTCCTATCTCTGGTTAATACCTTCTTGAGTAACTACTTTGCTCAACGAGAACCTGAACTTGAGATGGAATAA